From the Aquirufa lenticrescens genome, the window CCTGAAACGTACTATCAGGCTTCATCGAATCCCAACGTTCCCAAATAGTCGTGGCGCCGTGGGCCTTCACCGGATATAACCACGAAGGGTACGTATCCTGTAATAACAAGGAATAAGCCACATCATTACGACCAAAACGACTTAATACCGGATTCAAGAATGGCGTACCCAAAAAACCAGTCGTTAAGTGGTACTTATAACTTTTAATATTATTCACCAAACGCTCTAAAGCAGCTGCTCTTAGATTTCCCGGAATCATATCAAACTGCAAGGCTAAAATATAGGCCGTCTGTGTATCTGAAATTAAGCGTCCATTGGCCGTCATAAATTCCTTTTGAAACTGTAGTTTGATACGATCCTGCAACTTTTCAAACTCTCTGTAATCCTCCGTTTTCCCTAAAATACGAGCGGTCTTTACCATCAATTCGGCGTTATAAGCAAAGAAACATTGCGCCACTAAATAATTATCTGTCACAGCAGATTTTTGCCCAATCATCCCTTTTGAATCGTCTACTCGATAAGATAACCAATCTGCAAATTGAAAACCGGTATTCCATAGATCATTTTTAGCCACACCGCGTACGTAATTCAAATACGCTTTCATACTCTCGTATTGATTCTCTAAAACCTGTTTATCACCATAAGTTGTGTAAATATTATATGGTATAATAATGCTCGCATCAGACCATCCTGCCGCTCCATTTTGAGCCTCCGGTCCAGCATTAGGCTTATTTAAAATGTCAGGAATGACAAATGGAACTGCCCCATTTGGGAATTGATCCGCTTTGACATCTTTCAACCATTTAGCAAAAAACTGATTTACATTAAAATTAAATGAAGCTGTTCTAGAGAAAACCTCGGCATCTCCGGTCCATCCTAAACGCTCATCGCGTTGCGGACAATCCGTAGGTACATCTAAGAAATTCCCTTTTTGACCCCAGCGAATATTCGATTGCAATTGATTTAAGAGTGGGTTGCTCGTCTCAAATGAACCAGTAGAAGCCATATCGGAATGCAAAGCAATCGCCTGGTAATCCCCTGGATTCACCTCAATACCTTCCACTTGAACATAGCGAAACCCAAAGAAGGTAAAATGAGGCTCTATCGCTTGCTGCTCTCCATTCAATACGTAAGAAGCTAATGCCTTAGCCGAACGCAGATTTTCAAAATAGGGCTCTCCCTTTTTATCCAACATTTCTACGTGCCTTAACACCAATAGTTGACCTGAATTTCCTTTGACATTTACTTTTACCCAGCCTACTATATTTTGGCCAAAATCTAAGATCTTATATCCCTTTGGACTTGTCAGAACACGCTTTACCCCTAAAACCTCTTGCTTCTTTATCGGTTCATTGATCTGTGCTTCTAATACAGCATAATTTCCAGCTACTTCAATCGCATGACCGATTATTTTAGACTGAATTCGTGAATCGATATGTTCCCCATCATAAATCTCCGAGGAAACGATAGAGCTATATCCCGTTTGCCACTTATCATCTGAGATAACGGTTTCCTTTGAACCATCTTGATAGGTTATTTCTAATTGCCAAAGCAATGCCGTCTGAGATCCATAGTAATTCTGGTTATTCTGCCAGCCTAAACGTGTACGATACCAACCGCTACCTAATTGTACTTGAATTTCATTCGTACCTTGCTTAACCTGCTTCGTCAAATCATACATCTGGTATTGTAAATGCTTATTATAACTCGTCCAACCTGGATTTAAATAGGAATCCCCTACTCGAGAACCATTGATTTGGGCTTCATATGATCCTTTAGCTGTCACAAAAGCACTTACAGAACTCACCGGTTTTTTAATAAGAAATTGATTCGCAAAAAAAGGAACTCGTCCATTTACCGTATCAGCTGGCAAACCTGAACTAATCCATTTCGCCTTCCAATCCTTTTGATTTAATAAAGCAGTGGTAAAGGAAGTCGTCGCCTCTTTGCTCGCCTTTCCATTTGCATTCCAAACCTGTAATCTAACTTGGTATTTTGTATTAGACTTTAATGGTTCTCCAGCGTAAGGAATAAACAACGAAGCAGATGAAATTACTTTTCCTGAATTCCACACCGGCTTCTTACCTTCCAACACTTGAATAGTATAAGCAGATTGTGATTCATTGCGATTCACCGAACTCATCTTCCAAGAAAAGCGAGGATTCGATACACCAATGGCAATTGGATTTTGTTGGTTTTCAACAGAAATAGACTGAATGGAGACTTGAGATAGCAAGCTAAAAGGCAACAATAGTCCTATGAAAGCAAATAATTTCATTTTGATAAGGTTTAGAGCTAAAATCACACTAAACTAGTATTATATTTTGAAAATTATGTATAAAAAGCTATTCCTGTTTTCAATCGTTGCCTTTGCATTCGCTTCTTCAGATGATTGGGCGGAATACTTAGGTGGTTCTGACCGCAACCACTATTCCACTCTGACGCAAATTAATGCGACTAATATCGATCAGCTCAAAGTGGCTTGGGAATACAATCTTCCAGATTCGGGCCAAATGCAGGTCAATCCACTGATCATAAAGGGAGTACTGTATGGGGTTAGTTCTACTGTTCAAGCCTTTGCCTTGGATGCAGCTACGGGTAAAGAAATTTGGCGCTTCGGTGATCCATTAAAAAACTGGGCAAGTACTTCCAGAGGGGTGAGCTATTGGACTAATGGAATAGAGAAACGCATTTTATATACAGCAGGGCCTAATCTTTGGGCTTTAGACGCCGCGACGGGAAAACCGATTCCTAGTTTTGGCAATCAGGGAAAAATCGATTTACACTTGGGATTACCCCCTATTGCTGCCAATAAATTCATCATTTCAAATACTCCCGGCACCATATACCACAACCTTATTATTATGCCAATTCGCCTATCTGAGGGTGCTGATGCCGCTCCTGGCGATATCCGTGCATTCGATGTGATTACAGGCAAATTAGTTTGGACCTTTCATACGATTCCATATCCAGGGGAATTTGGATACACTACCTGGCCCCATGACGCCCATTTAAATACCCACACAGGAGCAGCAAATAATTGGGCCGGAATGGCGGTGGACAACGAAAGAGGAATACTTTTTGTTCCTACTGGTTCCGCCGGATATGATTTCTATGGAGGGAACCGAAAAGGATCTAATCTTTTTGCGAATTGCTTGATCGCCTTGGATGCGAAAACAGGGAAGCGTCTTTGGCATTTTCAAACGACACATCACGACCTTTGGGACCGTGATTTACCTGCCCCACCTAATTTAGTCAACGTTACCCATCGCGGAAAAAAGATTCCTGCAGTGGCTCAAATCACAAAACAGGGCTTCGTATTTCTATTTGATCGTGTCAGCGGAAAACCCTTATTCCCCATCATCGAAAAGAAAGTACAAGGTTCTTTATTGAAAGGGGAAAAAGCCTGGTTAACACAACCCTATCCGACCATTCCCAAACCATACGCTCGATTATCATCTGAAATTAAAAACAATGATGTCAATCCCTATGCCGAAAACAAAGAAGAGCTCATTCAAACCTTAACCTCTTTAAACAAGGGCTGGCACGATGCACCAAGTGAAAAAGGGAATCTCATTTTGCCTGGATTTGATGGAGGTGGAGAATGGGGTGGCGCCGCAGCAGACCCTGATGGTATTCTCTACGTGAATAGCAACGAGATGGGCTGGATACAAAAGATGAATCCATCCAAAACCAGTAGTCTAAATCCAGGCGAAAAAGCCTACCAAACCCATTGCCAATCATGTCACGGTGCAGACAGAAAAGGGAATCCATTGAGTGGATATCCATCCCTATCAGCTATTTCAACCAAAAGATCAAAAGCCTATATCCAACAATTCATCAACAATGGAAAAGGTAAGATGCCGGGGTTCAACCATCTTTCTAAACAGGAAAAAGATAATATTCTATCTTTTATAAACGATGAATTACCTAAAGAAGTAGCTTCATCAAATGCTGCTAGCTACGTATCCCCTTTCCAAATGACAGGATACAACAAATTCTTAGATTCAAAGGGCCTACCAGCTCTTAGCCCTCCTTGGGGAACCCTAAATGCAATCGATTTAAATACCGGAAAATACCTTTGGAAAATACCCTTTGGTGATGAGCCATCCTTGGCCCTAAAAGGAATAACTGGAACAGGTGCTGAAAATTATGGCGGTCCTATTGTAACTGCCAGTGGCTTATTGATTATAGGAGCTGCAAAAGACGGCAAATTACGCATCTATGCTAGTAAAACAGGAAAGCTGCTACGGACAATTACCTTGCCAGCAGTAGCTTTCGCGACACCATCCACGTATGCAGTGAATGGCAAACAATATATCGTCATCGCTTGTGGAGGAACGAAATTAGGCACTCCTAAAGGCAATAAATACATCGCCTTCAGCCTCTAATTATTCTTTTACAATCGTAGTTGCAAAAGGCTTTCCAGATGAGATTACGTGCAAAACGTATTTTCCCACTCTGATACCCGAGAAGTCGGTAAACACAATCTCCTTAATAGGAGCCTCATAGGTATGCTGGTAAATAACCGATCCTAATTGATCATAAATAGCAACAAAGGTAGGTTTTGTGCTTGGAACAGAGAATCCAATCGTTAATTTATCTACAAATGGATTAGGATACGTTGTGTAAGTAATGGGATTTTCTTCCTGAACATTTAACTTAATTCCAGAAGCCGCAATACTTCTTTCTAATAAAGAAGGCTGCTTAAAACCTTGTCGAACTACAACACCACCATTAGTAGACGTTCCAGTCACGGCACTTTGTTGGCCAATAATTTGAGAATAATACTTTCCATCTACCGTTGTGGTTGTCCCCCCAGAACCAATAGCTGAACTAATTACTTTCTGTGCTAAAACCAGATGAGCCGTCAACACCAAAGTCAGACTTAATAATAGCTTCTTCATTACCCTATATTTTAATTTTATCAATAAACTCTTTAATACTCATCCCTTCAAAATCATAAAATAAATGTTCTAAATCCGCTTCACAATTAAATCCTGACTCCACATATAACGTAGATAAACACGATTTTTGTAAACATCCTTGCCTTATTAATTGCTTCGCAAATTGAACCCTAAGGCGATTCATTTCATTTGTAAAGCTAGTGAAAAGATAAAGGTCAAAAAAATCACGCAATTCTTTCCTATCCTTTTGGACTAATTCCCCGAATTGATCCAAAGTCAAATTTGGATTCAAAAATGGCTTTTTAAATATGTAACAATCATTCACCGCTTGATCCATCTTCCACCAATAGGCCTCTTGTGGATTCAATGTACGCTTAAAGCGATCAGCATTTAAATAAATAATCTCCGGAAAAAAATAAAGTGTACAAACCATTATCATGTAAGCCACTAATGACAAATACTTTATTTCACTGGGATGATTTAAAAAAGTCAAGCCCAACGAATTCTCTAGCCAAACACCAAAAAAGACCGAACTCATACCTACAAACACCATCCATTGGAAAAACAAAAATAATTTTAACCACTTACCTAAGTGTGTAGCCTTAAAAAAATAAACCTGATTATTCCTCAAATAATTAAATCCCCATAATGTATACATGGTTAGTAATAAAGGACGTAATACATACAAATGGGCCGCATTAAACACATAACCTAAGCGTATGTTAAACATGGAGGTCCAATCACTAAATACCTGCCTAACCACTTCCACTTTGTAAGAATAAGGTGCTAGATAATAGGGGATCGTATCAATAAAAACCAGAAAAAAGGGGATAAAATGCCAATAATCTTTTTTAGTCAAATTGGTAGATCCCGTTCTCAAACTTCTTAAATAAAAGTAGAGAAGTGGGCCAATCAAAAAATAGATAGAAGAAAAGTTACCATATAATAAAACTGTAAATAATAAACTATGACCCAATGACATAGAATAAACAGTCAAACAGTATATACCTGAGATGAAAAACAAAAGAGCTAAATAAATATTAGGATTCGCAAATAAGGATCCTCGCGATTTCAAGAAAATGATCGAAGGCGTCATAAAACTTGTAAATAGTGTCATGACAAAAATCGATTGAAATAGAAACTGCATTATAAAGTGGTTAGATATAATTGTAATATACAAAAATATAATGAATGAAAATCAATACTTCGTAAATTACCACTCTATTGATAAATACGATGAAATTCAAAAATAGGTTAACTCGCTTTTGGAAACTCCTAGGCCCTGGACTAGTTACTGGTGCTAGTGATGATGATCCATCCGGAATAGCTACCTACTCTCAAGCGGGAGCAGGACTTGGCCTTTCCACCTTATGGACGGCTTTAATTGCCTTTCCATTAATGGCGGCCATTCAACAAATGTGTGCTAGAATAGGATTAGTGACAAAGCAAGGATTAACGGGCACGTTAAAAAAACATTATCCGAAACCTGTTTTATACCTCATGCTCATTTTTAGTTTTCCAGCGATTGTCATGAATATAGGAGCTGATATCGCAGGTATGGGAGCTGTAGGGAACCTATTATTTCCTGCCATCGACCAAAGTTATTTTAGTGTATTTTTCACCCTCGCATTAATCGGATTGATTATCTATTTACCGTATGCAAAAATTGCGGCCGTCTTAAAATACATGTGTATAGTTATGTTGGTCTATTTCATCGTACCATTTTTATACAAACAAGATTTCAAAGAAATACTCATAGCTACACTTATACCTGATATCCAGTTTAACAAAGAATACATTGCCATATTAGTGGGTATTTTAGGCACTACTATTTCACCTTATTTATTCTTTTGGCAGGCATCTGTGGAGGTAGAAGAAATGAATGTTCATAAAAGAGTAATGGTGAATAAAAGAATTATTCAGGAGATGGAACAGGATGTCGATTTTGGGATGGGATTTTCAGGATTTGTGATGTATTTCATCATTTTAACCACAGGTACTGTATTATACAAGAGTGGAATTCATCAAATTGATACTGTTGAACAGGCAGCTTTAGCGCTAAAACCCTTGGCTGGTGATATGGCGTATATTTTATTTGCTACTGGTATCATAGGTACAGGGCTGATAGCGATACCCGTTTTAAGTGGTTCTTTGTCTTATATATTTACCGAAACCTTTGGTTGGGAACAGGGATTAAATAAGAAGTTTCATGAGGCCAAAGGTTTCTACTCCATTATTGCTTTCTCCCTATTAGTAGGCCTTTCGTTAAACTATATCGGAATTTCCCCTATTGACGCCTTAATTTATACGGCCATTTTGTATGGCATGACGGCACCCGTTCTAATTGCCATCATCTTACATATTTCTAACAATAAAGAAATTATGGGGGAAAACATCAATTCACGATTATCCAACCTATTAGGTTTAGCTGCATTGGTCATTATGACAGCAGCAGCCGGAGCTCTTCTTTATTTGGAATTTATTGTATAAAAAAAACCATACTCCCTTATCAAGAGTATGGTAAAAAAAAGAGTGGACCAGCATGGGCTCGAACCATGGACCCCCTGATTATGAGTCAGATGCTCTAACCAACTGAGCTACAAGTCCGCATTGTACATCCATTAAAGGAATTCAATGTGACACAAAATTAAGGAATACTAACCTTTTTAGCTAAATTTCGGAAAAGAATCTCCCATGTACCCGACTAAAATTATTAATGATCCGATTTATGGTTTTATTAAAATCAATAATCCATTAATTCTTGAACTAATTGATCATCCTTATTTTCAACGACTTAAGCGTATTAAACAATTAGGATTAGCTGAATTTGTTTATCCGGGTGCACATCATACGCGTTTTCATCACGCTTTAGGGGCCATGCATTTGATGGATCAAGTTTTAGATAACTTGAAAGCAAAAGGTTATTCCATATCCCCAGAGGAACGCGAAGCGGCAGAAATTGCCATACTATTGCATGATATAGGCCATGGGCCCTTTTCTCATGTGTTAGAATACACCCTATTGAATGAGGTTAAACACGAAGATGTCTCCACTCTTTTGATGGGCAAATTAAATCAACACTTCAACGGGAAATTAAACTTAGCCATTGAAATATTTGAAAATAAATACCATCGTAAATTCTTCCATCAATTAGTCTCCTCTCAATTAGATGTGGATCGATTAGATTATTTAAGCAGAGATTCATTCTACACAGGTGTGCGGGAAGGATTTATCGGCTCTGAGCGTCTTTTAAGTATGATGGATTTGAATAATGAACAATTAGTCATTGAGGAAAAAGGAATTTATTCCACCGAAAACTTCTTGATGGCGCGTCGTTTAATGTATTGGCAAGTGTATTTACACAAAACCGCCATCGCAGCTGAGACGATGTTAATTCAAATATTGCGTCGTGCTAAATTCTTAATTTCAGAGGGGCAAAAATTACCTTGTTCAACTCCATTAAAAACATTCCTAAAAAGTACCTATACGTGGGAGGAATTTTCTACCAAAGACAGTCTATTAATAGCCTTTACCGAATTAGATGACCACGATGTGTGGGCAGCCATTAAAGAATGGAAAAATGCGAGTGATAAAATTCTAAAGCATTTGTGTACACACTTTTTGGCCAGAAAATTATTCACTTGTAAATTAGGCTCTCAGCCAATCCCAAAGGCGAAAAGAGTTGAAATAGAGGAGAATATCAAACGAGAATATGGCATTACGGATGAAGAATTGTCCTACTTTGTCGTAGAAGGTTCCACCTCGAATGCTGCCTACGTACAGGGAGACAATACCATCAAGATGGTCGACAAACAAGGTCAAGTGGTCGAGTTACTCGAAGCTTCCGATTTACCGACCATACAAGCTTTAAGTAAGATTGTAAAAAAATACTATTTTTGTTGTCCAAAGAGCGTATATTTGCAAGGAGAATTGAGCTAATGGAAATTCTCTTTGCCTTTATTAAACAACGTGTGACCGAATGAAATTTACTGTTGACCAAATAGCCCAATTAATACAAGGTACAGTAGATGGCGATGGATCAGCAAGTATAACGGCGTTTAATAAAATAGAAGAAGGAAAAGCAGGAAGTATTTCTTTTTTAGCAAACCCTAAATACGAATCCTATTTGTATCAATCTAAGGCAACAGCCATCATTGTAGCAAACGATTTAGTCTTAAAAGAAAAGCCTCTAGCGACTTTAATCAAAGTTAAAGACCCCTACTCTGCTTTCACAATATTACTTCAAAAATACCAAGAGTTTACAAGTGTTAAGGAAACAGGCATACAGCAACCTAGTTTTATTGCAGAAGATGCAAAAACAGGCATAAATCTCTATCTAGGCCAATTTTCAAGTATAGGAAAAAGTTCAACGATTGGGAATGACACCTATATTTCAGCACATGTAACCATCGGAAACAAAGTTTCCATTGGCGATAATTGTGTGATTTATCCAGGCGTAGTCATCTATAATGATACAATCATTGGCAATAATTGTACTATACACGCAAATGCAGTCATTGGTTCGGATGGATTTGGTTTCGCTCCTCAAGCAGATGGAACTTTCACCACAATTCCTCAATTAGGAAATGTGGTATTAGAAGATGGTGTAAGCGTTGGTGCCAATACCACGATTGATAGAGCCACCATGGGTTCTACTTTAATAAAAAAAGGGGTAAAAATTGATAATTTAGTCCAAATTGCCCACAATGTAGAGGTGGGAGCTAATACCGCTATCGCAGCACAAACTGGAGTTTCTGGTTCTACTAAAATTGGCCAAAACTGTTTAATTGGAGGTCAAGTGGGCGTAGCAGGACACATAACTATTGCAGATAAAACGATTGTAACCGCTCAATCTGGGGTTACCAAAACCGTCCGAAAAGAAGGACAAATTTTAGGTGGAACACCGGCCTCCCCTAACAGTGAATATTTAAAACGTAATGCGTTATTACGTCAATTACCGGACTTATTAAAACGATTAGAATCTTAGAACGCGTATGAACAATAAGCAACATACTATTACCAATGCTGTAACCCTATCTGGTGTAGGATTACATACTGGCGTAGTTGCCAACCTCACTTTTTTACCTGCTCCTGCAAACCACGGGATCAAATTCCAACGTGTTGATTTGCCAGGTCAGCCTATCGCTGATGCAGATGTAGACTATGTAGTAGATACCTCACGCGGAACTACCATTGAGCATAACGGAGCAAGAATTAATACAGTAGAACACGTATTAGCAGCTCTTGTAGGTCTAGAAGTAGATAATATTTTAATTCAATTAGATGGTCCAGAACCTCCTATTATGGATGGTAGTTCTATCAAATTTGTAGAAGCTTTAAAAGACGCAGTTCTTGTAGAACAGGATGCACACCGTAAATTCTTCGAACTAACGGAAGAAGTACGCTATAAAGATCTCGAAAATGGGATTGAATTAGCGGCATTACCTCTGAATGACTACCGTATGGCCGTGATGGTGGATTATAATTCAAAATTCTTATCCAGCCAACACGCTAACTTAAGCCACGTTTCTCAGTTTGAAAAAGACTTCTCTATGTGCAGAACCTTCTGTTTTGTTCATGAATTAGAAGTGCTTTATAAAGCAGGATTAATCAAAGGAGGTGACTTAAATAATGCGATTGTCATCGCAGACAAAGATTATTCCGAGACTGAATTAGCCCATTTAGCGGAAGTATTAGGTAAACCCAAAATCTCTGTTTCGAAAGAAGCTGGCATTTTAAATAACACAAACCTTCATTATAATAACGAGATGGCTCGCCACAAGTTATTAGATTTAATGGGAGATTTAGCTTTAGTGGGAAGACCTATAAAAGCTCAAATTTTAGCATCACGTCCAGGACATGCCTCTAACGTAGAATTAGCTCGTAAGATCAAGAAATTGATGTTAGACGCGGAAAAGAATAAAGTTCCTACGTACGAACCAAAGCAACCTCCTATTTTCACGCACGAACGCGTTTATGAGCTTTTACCTCACCGGTATCCATTCCAAATGATTGATAAAATCATTTACTTGGATGATACGAGTGTTGTAGGAGTAAAAAATGTGACGATGAATGAGAATTATTTTATGGGTCACTTCCCGAACAATCCGGTTATGCCAGGTGTTATGCAAGTGGAAGCTATGGCACAAACAGGAGGAATTCTTGTATTGAGTTCAGTAGAAGATCCTGAAAACTATTGGCCTTACTTAGTAGGAATTGAAAATTGTCGTTTTAGAAAAAGTGTTATCCCGGGTGATACCATTATCTTTAAATGTGAACTTCAAGCCCCTATACGTAGAGGAATTGCTAAAATGACTGGAAAGGCTTATGTAGCTGGCCAGGTTGTTTGTGAAGCAGAAATGACTGCTAGTTTAGTACGCAAATCGTAAGATTTAACCTATGATTCATCAATTAACACATATTGACCCTCAAGCTAAAATCGGCGCTAATGTTAGTATCGATGCATTTTCGTCTATTCATTCAGATGTAGAAATTGGTGAAGGAACTTGGATAGGATCAAACGTAACTATTTACCCAGGGGCACGCATTGGTAAAAATGTGCGCATATTTCCGGGTGCTGTTATTTCAGCTATTCCTCAAGATTTAAAATTTGGAGGAGAAACAACAACAGCAGAAATTGGCGATAATTCCACCATTCGAGAATGTGTTACCATTAATCGTGGAACATCTGATAAAATGAAAACTGTAATCGGTAGGAACTGTTTAATCATGGCCTATGTGCACGTAGCCCACGATTGTTTCATTGGGGACAATTGTATATTAGCGAATGCCGTTCAAATGGCTGGACACGTAACAGTGGGTGATTTTGCCATCATTGGCGGTTCCTCTGCTATTCACCAATTCGCTACCATCGGGCAACACGTTATGATTTCAGGTGGATCACTTGTAAGAAAAGATGTCCCTCCTTTCACAAAATCAGGACGTGAACCTTTAAGTTATGCCGGAATAAATTCTGTAGGCTTACGCCGCCGTAATTACACAGATGAACAAATTAATGTCATACAAGAAGCGTATCGGTATTTATATTTGAAAGGGTTGAATACAAATGCTGCTTTGGCAGAAATAGAAGCGCAATTGCCTAATACTCCTGAACGAAACGAAATTCTTGATTTCGTTAAAAATTCAGAGCGCGGTATCATGAAAGGCTAATCAACGATGGAAATTCTTGTTCAAAATCTTTCCAAAAAATTCAGACAAGAATTTGTCCTCAAATCCTTCTCCCATTCCTTCAAATCAGGACGGTCCTATGCGATAACGGGTCCTAACGGCTCAGGTAAATCTACTTTACTTCAGTTAATTGCACAATTCACCTTACCTAATTCAGGGACAGTTGAAATGACAGGCATTGACCCAGAGTTAGCTTATAGTCATATTACGTATGCAGCTCCCTACGTCGAATTAATC encodes:
- a CDS encoding bifunctional UDP-3-O-[3-hydroxymyristoyl] N-acetylglucosamine deacetylase/3-hydroxyacyl-ACP dehydratase — protein: MNNKQHTITNAVTLSGVGLHTGVVANLTFLPAPANHGIKFQRVDLPGQPIADADVDYVVDTSRGTTIEHNGARINTVEHVLAALVGLEVDNILIQLDGPEPPIMDGSSIKFVEALKDAVLVEQDAHRKFFELTEEVRYKDLENGIELAALPLNDYRMAVMVDYNSKFLSSQHANLSHVSQFEKDFSMCRTFCFVHELEVLYKAGLIKGGDLNNAIVIADKDYSETELAHLAEVLGKPKISVSKEAGILNNTNLHYNNEMARHKLLDLMGDLALVGRPIKAQILASRPGHASNVELARKIKKLMLDAEKNKVPTYEPKQPPIFTHERVYELLPHRYPFQMIDKIIYLDDTSVVGVKNVTMNENYFMGHFPNNPVMPGVMQVEAMAQTGGILVLSSVEDPENYWPYLVGIENCRFRKSVIPGDTIIFKCELQAPIRRGIAKMTGKAYVAGQVVCEAEMTASLVRKS
- the lpxA gene encoding acyl-ACP--UDP-N-acetylglucosamine O-acyltransferase, producing the protein MIHQLTHIDPQAKIGANVSIDAFSSIHSDVEIGEGTWIGSNVTIYPGARIGKNVRIFPGAVISAIPQDLKFGGETTTAEIGDNSTIRECVTINRGTSDKMKTVIGRNCLIMAYVHVAHDCFIGDNCILANAVQMAGHVTVGDFAIIGGSSAIHQFATIGQHVMISGGSLVRKDVPPFTKSGREPLSYAGINSVGLRRRNYTDEQINVIQEAYRYLYLKGLNTNAALAEIEAQLPNTPERNEILDFVKNSERGIMKG